The Pirellulales bacterium sequence GAGCAGCGTTTGGTTTGCGAAGGCGAATTGCGCGGCATAGGACTGCCGTCTGTCTAACGGCACTCGGTCGTCTGGCCCTTAAAGGTATCGCGCCCGCGTCGTGCCGTAGTCATGGTCAAGCAGGGTCGCCCGAGGCCTGAACGCCCCTAGGACCACGGACACTGCGCATTCTGAATCGCCCGGTGATCCCCGCTGCTTCCCTTGGTTGCGGCACGAACATTGGCTGCCTGGGGCCCTATAAAACGGCGTAAATCCCTGCGAAACCGTTACCTTCGACCAACCAACCTTGCCTTTCGCGGTGTTAAATACGTATGGAAATAGAATACAGTTGAAGGCAGAGACCATTCTGGCCGGTACTACGGGAAGATTCATGCTGCGATCGATAAACGTCTTCGCAATGTCGGTCCTGCTGGCATGCCTTTGCGGATCTATCGCGCTGGCGGCGCCGCCGAAACCGCGTCTCTCGAAAGAAGGCGTCGACTTCTTCGAGAAGCGCATCCGCCCGCTGCTGGTGCATAACTGCTATGAGTGTCATTCCGGCGACGCGGCCAAGGCCAAGGGGCATCTGCTGCTCGACTCGGCCGAAGGCATCCACAAGGGGGGCGACTCGGGCGCGGTTATCATGCCAGGCCACGCCGACGACAGTTTGCTGGTGGAAGCGATCCGCTACGAAGGGTTGCAGATGCCGCCGAAGGGGCAGCTCGACGAAGACGCCATTCAGAATATCGTCGAATGGATCAACATGGGTGCACCCGATCCGCGAGTCGGTAAGGCCGGTAAGCCGCGCAACAAGATCGATCTGGCCGAGGCCAAAAAATATTGGGCGTTCAAGCCCGCGAAGCTGTCGCCCCCGCCGGAAGTCTCTGACTCACGCTGGCCGCATACGAATATCGATCGCTTTGTGCGCGCGGCGCAAGAGCGCGAGAATCTGACCCCGGTGCGCGATGCAGATCGCCTGACGCTAATTCGTCGCGTGACGTTCGACTTAACCGGCCTGCCGCCAACGCCCGCCGAGGTTGACGCATTCCTCAAGGACGAGTCGGCCAGTGCGTTCGCCACGGTGGTTGATCGCTTGCTCGCTTCACCGCACTTCGGCGAGCGTTGGGCACGGCACTGGTTAGACGTCGTTCACTATGCCGAATCGTCGGGCAAGGACCGCAACATTCCCTATCGCTACGCCTGGCGGTACCGAGATTATGTCATCGACGCGCTAAATTGCGACAAGCCGTACGATCGCTTCATAACGGAGCAAATCGCGGGGGACTTGCTGCCTTCACGAGGCGCCGAGCAGAAAAACGAGCATCTGGTGGCGACCGGCTTGCTGGCGATCGGGCCCAAAGGGGTCAATACGCGAAATGAAGAGCAGTTCGCGATGGACGTCATCGACGACCAGATCGACGTCGTCGGTCGGGCGATGCTGGGAATGACGATCGCGTGTGCCCGCTGCCACGATCATAAGTTCGACCCGATTCCTACGGCGGACTATTACGCCTTGGCGGGCATTTTTCGTAGTACGCAAACGCAGGCGGGGACTGAGGCGGGCAAGAAAGCAGCGCTCGACGCGCGGTTGATCTCGCTGTCCGACACGAGCAATAGCTTGAAGCCGACGAGCGACGAGCTAAAAGCCGAAACGAAACGCCAGCAGGAAATCGCGAAGCTCGAAGCCGAAATCGAACAGATTCGCAAAACAGCCCGTCAAGCGGCAAAGGCGGGCATGCCCAAGGCAAAGGGGAAGAAAGGCGGAGCGCCAAAGGCACAGCCACGAAGCATGCAGGTCAACGCTCAGGCCGTGCGTGACAAGGTCAAGGAGTTGCGCGACGAGATCGAAAAGCTCGAAGGTCAAAAGACGCCGACTCGTAATCTGGCAATGGGAGTCGTCGAATCCTCAACTCCCACCAATTGCCAGGTGTTGGTGCGCGGCGAGATCAAAGATAAGGGGACAGAAGTCCCGCGCGGCGTGCTAACGGTGCTGAAGACTTCTTCGGCCAACCACATCAATCCACGCCGCAGTGGGCGGCTCGAACTGGCTCAATGGATTTCGAGCAAGAGCAACCCGCTCACGGCGCGCGTCATGGCCAACCGCGTCTGGTCGCATCTGTTCGGGCAGGGTCTGGTCGAATCGGTCGATAATTTCGGCGCGCTGGGGAGCGAACCGAGCAATCCGGCGCTACTCGACAACTTGGCGTTTCAGTTCATGAACGACAATTGGTCCGTCAAGAAACTGATTCGCTCGATCGTGCTCAGCCATACGTACCAGTTGAGCAGCGATCACAACGAGGCGAATTACGACCACGATCCGTCGAACGTCAATCTATGGCGCGTCGACCGTCGCCGTCTGGATGCCGAAGAGATTCGCGACGCCATGCTGTACGCCAGCGGCCAGCTCGACCTGGCGCGGCCGACTGGCTCGTATGTCATGGACTTGGACAATGGCCCGGTGCGCGGCAAAGAATTGCAGGGCCTACACAAGGCGACAAACGTGCGCAGCGTGTACCTGCCGATCGTGCGTGGTAATGTGCCCGACTTCTTGCAAGTGTTCGACGCGGCTGATCCCAGCCTGATCGTCGGCAAGCGTGACGTGACGACGGTGCCGACCCAAGCACTCTTCTTGATGAACAACCCGTTTGTGCTCAAGCAATCGGAAGAGATGGCGAAGCGCATCTTGAAAGACAAGGATCACGACCAGGCGACCCGCATTGAGTTGGCGTATCGCCTGGCACTATCACGTTTAGCGACGCAGGAAGAGCACGACGCGGTGGCCAAGTACCTGAACAATTATCGAGCCAAACTTGAGAGTAGCGGCCATAAGGGCAATGCGCAGCTTGCCGCGTGGACCAGCCTGTGCCAGACATTATTCGAATCGGGTGAGTTCCGTTACGTTTATTGACCAGTTCGCACGCCGCACGTGCAGCAGGACTGAAATATGTTCAACGATCTTCGCCCCGCAGGGTTTTCTCGCCGCGACCTGTTGAAAGCCGTGTCGTGCGGCTTCGGCTACCTGGCATTTTCGAACCTGGCCGCGCAGGCCAGCACGGCCGAAACACCCAATGCGCTAGCGCCAAAGGCACCGCACTTTAAGTCTCGCGCGAAGCGAGTGATCTTCCTGTTCATGCAGGGCGCGCCGTCGCATGTCGATACATTCGACTACAAGCCCCGGCTGCAGTCGGACGATGGAAAAACCACCAACGGCAAAGATCGCAAGCTAATGAGGTCGCCATTCAAGTTCAGCCAGCACGGCAAGTCAGGCCTGTGGCTGCCGGAGATTTTCCCGCAGTTGGCGAATCATGCGGACGATCTTTGCTTGCTCAACAGCATGTACACCGATGTGGGCGTGCATCCGCAGGCTGTCACCGAAATGCACACGGGGACGTTTCGTTTTCAGCGTCCTTCGATGGGAGCCTGGACGCTGTACGGATTGGGAAGCGAAAACTCCGAGCTGCCCGGCTTCATCACCATCAACCCTGCCGGTGGCGCGACGAGCTATGGCAGTGCCTTTCTGCCCGCCTCGTACCAGGGGATCAAGATCGATGGCGTCCAGGAACGCAATGGCGGCGGGCGGATGGCGAACATCGGCAACTCGAAACTGACCGCCGAATTGCAACGTCAGCAGCTCGACCTGTTGGCCACGTTGAACAAGGACCGGCTGCAAAAGGATGGCGTCAACACCGAGCTCGAAGGTTTGATCCAGTCGTACGAACTGGCGTTTCGTATGGAGGGGGCCGTGCCGGCGATCATGGACATCTCGAACGAAACCGAGGCCACGCGCGACGCGTACGGTATCGGCACCAAAGGGACCGACAATTTTGGCCGACAATGCTTGCTTGCGCGGCGCTTCGCCGAAGCCGGCGTCCGCTTCATCGAACTGGGCATGGGAGGTTGGGACCAGCACAACAACCTTCGCGCGAAGCTAACGACCAACGCCCGGGCCATCGACAAGCCGATCGCCGCCCTGTTGGCCGACCTGAAGCAGCGAGATCTGCTGAAGGACACCCTGGTTGTGTGGGGCGGAGAGTTCGGCCGCACTCCCACCGCGCAGCGGGCCGATGGCCGCGACCATAATGCGACCGGGTTTTCGATGTGGATGGCTGGTGGCGGCGTCAAAGGAGGCTTTCGCCACGGCGCCACGGACGATCATGGCGAGAAAGCGGTCGACAAGAAAATGCACATCAACGATTTGCACGCCACGATGCTGTACTTACTCGGCCTGGACCACACCAAGCTGACGTACCAGTACAGCGGTCGCGATGTACGCCTGACCGACCTGGCCGGCACGGTTGCGCACGATATCGTTGCGTGAGGACGGTTGTCTGGCAACGTGTGCCGACGCAAGAACGCACGCTTGTTCCGTTTGTGGCGATAAAGCATGGCACATGCGAGATTACTATCGCGTGCCGTTAGTCGGCGAGCACCTTCTTCGCTGGCTTCAAATGCTCGGCATCAAGCTTGCCTACGGACCACAGCAGGCCACGCGTCACGAGGTCCAAATATCGGCCATCTTCGACCGTGGCATTGTTATGCCCCAGGGTCGTGGCGAATACCTTGGTCTTCTCGCGATAGGTGTTGGTCCAGGCAACGATGGCGTCGACAGGTGTCGTCTTCCCATCCCGATTTTTCACCTGCTGCGTGCCACGCGCCAGGATGCGGCCGGTCGGCAGCAGGTTGCCGGTCAGGTTGTTGTACAGTTCTTCGTTGATCGTGGTCCAATTCTCGAGACCGTGCAGGATCGGGCTGTCGCGGTCGATCAGAGCCAATTCGATGGGCAACTGCGGACCGTGGCCGGTCGATTGAAGACCGGTAAACTCAAACCACGGAGTTACGTCCTTCGGATAACCCTTGCTTCGGTAGCAATGCATCCCGCAGTGCAGAACCACACCGGGCAAACCCTCGCGATGGGGACGCAGAATCCGGTCGATGACGGCCAGATCCTTGACGTCTGACGAGCATTCGTCATGCACCACGACGTCAAAGCCCGCGGCCCAGTCCGGATTCTCGTAAACCGGATTCATGTGCGCGGTGGTTTTGTCGGGATCGTAAGCGATCTTCCACTCGACGTTGGCTCGCGCCGAGATGCCCTGCGTGAGAATATCTTTCTGCTTCTCGTAGTCGTGGCAGCAGCCACCGATCACGAGCAACGCGCGAATCGGCTTATCTTCCGCCCGCGCAACACCGAGCCATAAGAGGGATAAGGATAAAACGCACACGGCACAGATCAGTTTCGTCATGGATTGCATTATCAAGTTGACTCCTGCATTTCGGGCGGGGTGCGCGCAAGTGGTCTATTTGCTGGCAACGATCATCGTCTGCCATCCCGCGCTTGGCAAGCGTCCGAGGCCGAACGCGAACCCAGGCCAATCGTGGATTTTCTTGCGTCGGCGCTTCGCCGGTGGCAGACTGCTGAAATCACGACGTTGCAAATCGCCCCGAGAGTTTG is a genomic window containing:
- a CDS encoding DUF1553 domain-containing protein, which encodes MLRSINVFAMSVLLACLCGSIALAAPPKPRLSKEGVDFFEKRIRPLLVHNCYECHSGDAAKAKGHLLLDSAEGIHKGGDSGAVIMPGHADDSLLVEAIRYEGLQMPPKGQLDEDAIQNIVEWINMGAPDPRVGKAGKPRNKIDLAEAKKYWAFKPAKLSPPPEVSDSRWPHTNIDRFVRAAQERENLTPVRDADRLTLIRRVTFDLTGLPPTPAEVDAFLKDESASAFATVVDRLLASPHFGERWARHWLDVVHYAESSGKDRNIPYRYAWRYRDYVIDALNCDKPYDRFITEQIAGDLLPSRGAEQKNEHLVATGLLAIGPKGVNTRNEEQFAMDVIDDQIDVVGRAMLGMTIACARCHDHKFDPIPTADYYALAGIFRSTQTQAGTEAGKKAALDARLISLSDTSNSLKPTSDELKAETKRQQEIAKLEAEIEQIRKTARQAAKAGMPKAKGKKGGAPKAQPRSMQVNAQAVRDKVKELRDEIEKLEGQKTPTRNLAMGVVESSTPTNCQVLVRGEIKDKGTEVPRGVLTVLKTSSANHINPRRSGRLELAQWISSKSNPLTARVMANRVWSHLFGQGLVESVDNFGALGSEPSNPALLDNLAFQFMNDNWSVKKLIRSIVLSHTYQLSSDHNEANYDHDPSNVNLWRVDRRRLDAEEIRDAMLYASGQLDLARPTGSYVMDLDNGPVRGKELQGLHKATNVRSVYLPIVRGNVPDFLQVFDAADPSLIVGKRDVTTVPTQALFLMNNPFVLKQSEEMAKRILKDKDHDQATRIELAYRLALSRLATQEEHDAVAKYLNNYRAKLESSGHKGNAQLAAWTSLCQTLFESGEFRYVY
- a CDS encoding DUF1501 domain-containing protein; the protein is MFNDLRPAGFSRRDLLKAVSCGFGYLAFSNLAAQASTAETPNALAPKAPHFKSRAKRVIFLFMQGAPSHVDTFDYKPRLQSDDGKTTNGKDRKLMRSPFKFSQHGKSGLWLPEIFPQLANHADDLCLLNSMYTDVGVHPQAVTEMHTGTFRFQRPSMGAWTLYGLGSENSELPGFITINPAGGATSYGSAFLPASYQGIKIDGVQERNGGGRMANIGNSKLTAELQRQQLDLLATLNKDRLQKDGVNTELEGLIQSYELAFRMEGAVPAIMDISNETEATRDAYGIGTKGTDNFGRQCLLARRFAEAGVRFIELGMGGWDQHNNLRAKLTTNARAIDKPIAALLADLKQRDLLKDTLVVWGGEFGRTPTAQRADGRDHNATGFSMWMAGGGVKGGFRHGATDDHGEKAVDKKMHINDLHATMLYLLGLDHTKLTYQYSGRDVRLTDLAGTVAHDIVA
- a CDS encoding ThuA domain-containing protein, with the translated sequence MQSMTKLICAVCVLSLSLLWLGVARAEDKPIRALLVIGGCCHDYEKQKDILTQGISARANVEWKIAYDPDKTTAHMNPVYENPDWAAGFDVVVHDECSSDVKDLAVIDRILRPHREGLPGVVLHCGMHCYRSKGYPKDVTPWFEFTGLQSTGHGPQLPIELALIDRDSPILHGLENWTTINEELYNNLTGNLLPTGRILARGTQQVKNRDGKTTPVDAIVAWTNTYREKTKVFATTLGHNNATVEDGRYLDLVTRGLLWSVGKLDAEHLKPAKKVLAD